A region of the Muricauda sp. MAR_2010_75 genome:
AGAATAGTGCCCAAAGGACTTATGGATGACATGACGGGAGCATCAATTCCTTGATCACTCCCATCCATCCCCTCTTGTGTCCCTATAAAATCGATGTTCGATGTCAAGGTAAGTGCCAAACTGGCATTTGTGGAGTCCCTAACAATAATGTTATTAAGGTGTTCGGTTATTCTAATGGTATATTTTGTAGTATTATTTTCTTTATCAATGATCCCGTCATAGTTAAGGTAGATTCCCAATGGACCCTCATTACGGTTGTTTTCTGTTGCAATATTGTACAAAGGCAAGTTTGTTTCGGCATTGTATAAATAAAGTCTAGGCGGTTCCACAACATCACCTCCGCCCAGAGCACTCTGATTTACATGAAAGACCAGATTGGCTTCATTAATGATCCAATTATTTGCCCTAATCTGATTTATAATGTCCCCGCCACCATTCAAGGTTTCCTCAAACAAACGTATTTCGGCAAGGGTCTTTGCGCCCTTGACATAAATCTGGGAGGCATTTTCACCATTGTCCAATTCACTTGCAATATCCGGAGAAAGCGGTTCTTCTTCAAATATATTGACCGCATTTCCGATGAAGCTATTTGTGTTGCTATTTACGCTCAATAAATTGAGGACAAAATCCTTTTCAGCTGTCTCCACATCCTCATCTGTGGAATTGTAATCTTGGTATTCATAGGTTATGGTAATATTGGCATCCGTCAAGTCCAATAGGAACATTAATTCTTCCGAATCAGCATCCCCTGCGGTAATATGTATACCCCTGAAAAAATCGGCAAAATTGAACTGGCTCAGCAATTCTGATCCACCTTCTTTGTCCAAAATATTTTGCTGAAAAAATTCTGGGTTCAAAGGTACACGTATGCCCGGGGCCAATCGCGATTCTACAACAGTTTCTGATTCGTCAACATCAGTATCAGGGTCATCCTCGGCAAAAGTCAACATTTCCTGATTGTCAATAACCACTGTTTTTTGACCTTCAAGGGTAAGCTCTTCGCCAATAAAACTGGAAAAATCCTGATTGGAGAAATAACGTTGCCGTTCCTCAAAATTGGTATTGGGGTCCAAATCCCGAAGAAAGTAGTTTGACCTTGACACTTTTATATCAAAAGACTTTGTTCTATCACCATAAATACTGTCCAAATCATACGTTCGAGGGTAAATGTTGGGCACAAAATTATCTCCAGTGCCATCTTGATCCGCGTCAAGGGGATTGGAGCCAATGTTCCTTTCCTCAATATCGGTAACCCCATCACCATCGGTATCTGATGTAGCATCAAATGGATCACTGTCCAACTCATTCTCCACGCCATCCCCATCGCTGTCCCTTGTAACTGT
Encoded here:
- a CDS encoding DUF4270 domain-containing protein produces the protein MKFSRMIKVSALVGTLFLMTVSCEDELDTIGEGVVGGEPFTTGTVEYDVFAFNKSIVAVQTNRLPLYQLGTFNDPVYGKRKASIMTQVTLSSSEPVFGDYSQATENNADSDDNDATVPEEETVKEVYLYIPFQVPPTVTRDSDGDGVENELDSDPFDATSDTDGDGVTDIEERNIGSNPLDADQDGTGDNFVPNIYPRTYDLDSIYGDRTKSFDIKVSRSNYFLRDLDPNTNFEERQRYFSNQDFSSFIGEELTLEGQKTVVIDNQEMLTFAEDDPDTDVDESETVVESRLAPGIRVPLNPEFFQQNILDKEGGSELLSQFNFADFFRGIHITAGDADSEELMFLLDLTDANITITYEYQDYNSTDEDVETAEKDFVLNLLSVNSNTNSFIGNAVNIFEEEPLSPDIASELDNGENASQIYVKGAKTLAEIRLFEETLNGGGDIINQIRANNWIINEANLVFHVNQSALGGGDVVEPPRLYLYNAETNLPLYNIATENNRNEGPLGIYLNYDGIIDKENNTTKYTIRITEHLNNIIVRDSTNASLALTLTSNIDFIGTQEGMDGSDQGIDAPVMSSISPLGTILYGSNVDPANEDKKLKLEIHYTEAN